The sequence CGGGCCGATGCTCTCCAGCACCTCCCGTACCGCCTGGTGGAACTCGGGCTCGCCCGGGTTGCGCCTCACCACGTTCGCGAACACCGTTTCGACGGTCTCCGGCATCACCGATACGTCCCTTCCGTCACCGGGTAGCCCGGTTCTCCTCACCGTATCGGTCGGCGCTGACCGTCACCCGGATACGATAATCACCCCACGGCCTGACTGGGCCGGTGGACGGTTTGATCTGGGACACGTCCTGACCGCCAACCAGGCAGCGCGTAGAGTCGGGCGGTGGACCGTACCGAATCCCTGCCGGCGCAGACCGTCCCACCTGGCGTGGGGCCCACGGATCCGGGCAGCGTGCTGCTGCCCGGCCACGACGTGCCCCTCGGCCGCTACACCACGGTGCGGCGGCTGCTGCCCCAGCGGCAGCGGCGGATGGTCGGGGCCTGGTGTTTCGTCGACCACTTCGGACCGGACGACGTCGCCGAGCGACCCGGCATGGAGGTGCCGCCGCACCCGCACACCGGTCTCCAGACGGTCACCTGGCTGCTGGACGGCGAGATCCTGCACCGGGACAGCCTGGGCAACGTCCAGCCGATCCGCCCCGGGCAGCTCAACGTGATGACCTCCGGTCACGGCATCGCCCACTCGGAACGGTCCCCGGCCGCGCACCCGCCGGTGATGCACGGGGTTCAGCTCTGGGTGGCGCTGCCGGACCCGGCCCGCGCCGGCGCGGCCGACTTCGCCCACCACGCCGAGCTGCCCCGGTGGCGTGACGGTCACCTCGACGTGGTGCTGCTGGTCGGCGAGCTGGGCGGCGAGCGGTCCCAGGCGGTGGTGCACACCCCGCTGGTGGGCGCGCAGCTCGAGGTACGCGGGCCCGCGCCGGCCACCGTGCCGTTGCGCCGCGACTTCGAGTACGGGCTGCTGGCGATGTCCGGTTCCGCCGAGGTGGACGGGGTGCCGTTCGCCCCGGGCGCGTTGCTCTACCTGGGAGCCGGTCGGGAGGATCTGACCCTGCGCGCCGCCCCGGGCAGCCGGCTGCTGCTGCTCGGCGGGGTGCCCTTCGAGGAACCCCTGGTGATGTGGTGGAACTTCGTCGGCCGCTCGCACGAGGAGGTGGCCGCGGCCCGCGAGGACTGGATGGCGGGCCGGCGCTTCGGCACGGTCGCGGACGATCCGGCGCCCCCGTTGCCGGCCCCGGCGCTGCCCACCACCCGGCTCAAGGCGCGGAACCGGCACGGCGGCGTGCTCGGCTGAATGCCTGGCCCCGGCCCGGGTAGACGCGGGCATGCCGACGAGTGTGGTTTCCAGCATGGAGGACAAGAAGCGGTTGGTCCGCCGGCTTGCCGGGGACGGTCGCGGGTTCGCCGAACGGTACGGGTTCCGGGTCACCAACAACCCGTCCCACCTGTTCCAGGTGCTCTATCTGTCCGTTCTGCTCGCCCGGCGGGGAGACTTCCGCAAGGCGGTCGACACCGCGCTGGCGTTGCGGGAGAACGGGTGGGACAGCGCGGCGCGGATGGCGCGGTCGCTGCACGCCGACCGGGTACGCGTACTGCGCGAGGCGGGGCAGCGGGGCGACGTGGAGGCGCTCGCCGACACCCTCGGTGACCTCGCCCGGGCAGTGGTGGACCGTTACCGTGGCGACCTGCGCCGGCTGCGTACGGCGGCGCACCAGGATCCCGCCCGGGAGCGGCAACTGCTCACCGGTCTGCCCGGGGTGGACGACGAGGTGGTGGACCTGTTTCTGCGCGAGGCGCAGGCGGTGTGGCGCGAGGTGGCGCCGGTCGCGGACCGGCGGGCGCTCGCCGCGGCCCGTCGCCTCGGTCTCGGGAGGTCCGCCGACGACCTGGCCGGCCTGGCCGGTAGCGGCGAGTCGGAACGGCTGGCCTGGCTGGTGGGCGCACTGGCCCGGGTGGACCTGGAGAAGCGGTACGCGGAGCTGACCCGCTGACTAGCGGCCCGGGTGTGGCGAGCCACAAACCCACGATTCTCACCCGTTCGGCTGATGCCATAGCGTATGATGATCGTGGCAGCGATGCCCGCCCGGTTCGGGCGAACATTTCACCGCCTGGCGGTCGCGACCCGGTTCGGGCGCGGACCGGCAGGGGCAGGTGCTGCGGTGGCGCCCCAGGTCGCGGTTCGTGACCCGGGGCGCTCGCCTGTCCACAGCCGACTATTTCGCCAGGCCGGCGAGCAGGTTCACCGTCGAAGCCACGATGACCGCACCGAACAGGTACGACAGCAGCATGTGCCGCAGCACGGTCCGCCGCAGTTCGGGGCTGCTCAGGTCCGTGTCGGAGACCTGGAACGTGGCGCCCACGGTGAACGCCAGGTAGGCGAAGTCCGCGTAGCAGGGCGGTTCGCTCTGGTGGAAGTCGACACCCCCTGGCTGGCCGCCGTAGTAGAGCCGGGCGTAGCGGGTGGTGAAGACGGTGTGCACCACGAACCAGGACAGCACCACGCTGAGCACGCCCAGTCCGCCCCTGATTTCGAGCGGGACGCCGGGCCGGAGCGGGCGCGCGGCGGTCAGCAGCACCCCGACCGCCAGGAGACTGACCAGGCAGGAGACCAGGAGCAGCACATCCCGTACGGCTCGGTTCGGGTCCTCGTGCAGGGCCAACCGTGCGGTAGCCGCCGCGTCCAACCGCCACAGCCGGCGCCAGACCAGGACCAGCCAGGCCAGCGCGGCGGTGTCCCAGCCCACCAGCGGGCCGAGTGCCGGCGACATGAACACGCCGACGAGTCCACCGCAGACGAGCCCGACCAGCCCCATCATGGCCAGCTGGAGCCCGGCCGGAGTGTGTTCGTCCGGCTGGCGGCCCGGTCGCACCGGTGGGTGTCAGATGCCGCGCAGGTGCTGCGACACCCGCGTGTGCCTCTCCCGAGCCTGCGCCGCGCGCTGGGAGCGGCCCACCTCGGGGGCGGCGTCGATGCCGGCCGAGCGGGCCACCTCGGCCCCGTTGGCGTAGTCCACCGGAGGCAGCGCCCGCAACGCCTGCAACACCTCCGGCGGCGCGCCCTCCCGCTCGGCCTCGCGGATGACGTCGTCCTTGCCGGCCGGGTAGTCCAGCGCCGACAGGTACTCAAGGACGTCCGTGTAACTCGCCATGGGTCGGGCTCCTCGCGCCTGTAGTTGCGGTCACGACCGGCGGCGGTTACCCGGCCGGCGGCCGGTCACGCACCGCCGCCCCGGAAATCCACCCGGCGGTTTCCGTCCCGCGTCCGCGGGTAGGCGCACAGGGCGCGAGGCAGCCGTGAGGGGGTACGGCCGATGAACTACGTCACCTTCGTCGACAAGGTCGCTCAGCGGGCCCGGACGTCCCAGGAGCGGGCGGTCGAGCTGACCCGGGCCACGCTGGAGACCCTGGCCGAGCGGCTGACCGGGGGCGAGGTGCTGGACCTGGCGGCGCAGTTGCCGAAGCCGTTGCAACGGATGCTGAAGCCGCACCCCGACATCGAGGCGGCCGACCGGTTCGGGGCGGCCGAGTTCGTCGCCCGGGTGGGGCAACGGGCCGGCGTCGACGGCAACGCGGCCCGGGGCGCGGTGCGGGCCGTCTTCACCACGCTGCGCGAGGCGGTCAGCAGCGGGGAGTTCGAGGACGTGGTCGTGCAGATGCCACGCGACTACCGGGACATGGTGGAGCCGGCCCTGGCCCCCGGCGCGGTTCGCCGCTGAGCCCCGGCGGCGGCTCGCACTCCGGCGGGACCGACCGGGTCAGGCCACCGCCCTGGCGGGACCGGCCGGATCAGGCCACCGCGCCGGCGGCGCGCAGCGCGGCGATCCGCTCGGCGTCGAAGCCGGCCTCCGTGAGCAGTTCGTCGGTGTGCTCGCCGGGCCGCGGCGGGCGGCGGCGTACCGAGGTGGGGGTCGCGGAGAAGCGCGGCGCGGGAGCCGGCTGGGTGACCCCGTCATGGTCGACGAAGACACCGCGGGCGGCCAGGTGCGGATGCCGGGGTGCCTCCGCCCAGTCCAGCACCGGTGCGACGCAGGCGTCGGTGGTGGCCAGCAGCTCCGTCCACTCGTCCCGCGTCCGGGTACGGAACAGCCGCGCCCACGCCCCGCGCAGCGCCAGCCAGTCCGCCGGGTCGGCTCGGTCCGGGGCCTCGTCGCCGTCGAGCGGGAAGCCGGTGAGCCGGACCAGCTCGTCGTAGAAGCGAGGTTCCAGTGCGCCGACCGCGAGGTAGCGTCCGTCGGCGCACTCGTAGGTGTCGTAGAAGGGTGCCCCGCCGTCGAGCAGGTTCACCCCGCGCGGGTCCTGCCACATGCCGGCCCGGCGTAGCGCGTGGATCTGGGTGGCCAGCACCGAGACACCGTCCACGATGGCCGCGTCCACGACCTGGCCGGGGGCGCCGGCACGGACCGCGTACAGGGCGGCGACGACGCCGAGGGCCAGCATCATGCCACCGCCGCCGAAGTCGCCGAGCAGGTTCATCGGCGGCACCGGGCGCTCACCGGCCCGGCCGACGCCGTGCAGCGCACCGGTCAGCGCCAGGTAGTCGATGTCGTGGCCGGCCGTGTGGGCGAGCGGGCCGTCCTGGCCCCAGCCGGTCATCCGTCCGTACACCAGTGCCGGGTTGACGGCGAAGCAGTCGTCGGGGCCGACGCCGAGCCGCTCGGTGACCCCGGGCCGGAAGCCCTCGACCAGCGCGTCCGCGCCGGCGACCAGGGCCAGCACCACCTCGCGCCCGCCGGGCGACCGGAGGTCGACGACGATCGAGCGGCGGTTGCGGTTGAGCAGGTCGCCGGGGATGTCGCCGAATCCGCCGCGGGCGGCGCGGTCGACGCGGACCACGTCGGCCCCGAGGTCGGCCAGCATCATGGCGGCGAAGGGGCCGGGCCCGATGCCGGCCAGCTCGATCACCCGTACGCCGGTGAGCGGTCCCTGGTTGCTCATCGCGACACGATAGGACGGCCGGGCACGCGCGCACCATGGTCGGGCAGCCACCCAGCGATTGACCAGGGCAATCATCTGCCGCGGAGGGGGCGCGGCGGACTTGGCGGGCGAGATGAGGTTGCCCTAGCCTGGAGCGCGGCGAGGGGAGTACTTCCCGCGAACCATTCCGGTCAGTACGGCGTGCCCGGCGCGCCTCGGGTGGTTGCCCACCAAGGTGGGTGAAGGAGACCTCGAACATGACACGGTGTTCGAGGAGACCCCCATGACCGAATTGTCATACCTGTCCGCGGCCGAACTCTCGACCGTCGGCACCCCCACGCTCTGGACGGCGACCATCGCGGGCGTCCTCGCCCTGCTGGTGCTCGACTTCCTGGTCACCCGCCGCCCGCACGAGGTGTCGCTGAAGGAGGCCTTCGGCTGGTCTGCCTTCTACGTCGCGCTGCCGCTGGCCTTCGGCGTCTGGGTCTGGTCCCGGTACGGCTCCGAGCTGGGCGTGCAGTACCTCACCGGCTACCTGGTGGAGAAGTCGCTCTCGGTCGACAACCTGTTCGTCTTCATGCTGCTGCTGGCGGCGTTCGCGGTGCCCGCCGTGCTCGCCCAGCGCGTCCTGCTCTACGGCATCGCCGGCGCGCTGGTGCTGCGCGCGGTCTTCATCGCCCTCGGTGCCGCCGCCCTGCGGACGCTCGACTTCGCCTTCCTGCTCTTCGCGGTCATCCTGATCGCCACGGCGGTCAAGCTGCTTCGCGACGCGCTCTCCGGGCACGAGCAGGAGGTCGACATCAACCGGATGCGGTCGGTGAAGCTGCTCCGCAGGGTCATGCCGGTGGTCGACGAGTACCAGGGCCCCAGGATGACCGTGCGGCAGAACGGCCGCCGCGCCCTCACCCCGTTCGCCCTCGTGGTGGTCGCGGTGCTCGCCACCGACGTGGTCTTCGCCGTCGACTCGGTGCCCGCCGTCTACGGCATCACCGAGGATCCGTACCTGGTCTTCGCCACCAACGCGTTCGCCCTGCTCGGCCTGCGCGCGCTCTACTTCGTGCTGCACGCGGCGTTGAGCCGCCTGGTGCACCTCAGCTATGGCCTGGCCGTCATTCTCGCCTTCATCGGCGTCAAGCTCGGCCTGCACTGGGCACACGGCGTCTGGCCGGGCGTGCCGCAGATTCCCACGCTCGCCTCGCTGGGCGTGATCATCGGCGTCCTGGCAGTCGTCGCCCTCACCAGCCTGCGCGCCACCCGCCGCTGAGGCGAACGGAAGGGTCCCCTTCTTGCGCGGAGGGCGAACCGAACCCAGGGGAGGGGAGTGGGGCGGAAGCGGGCGGGCGGCACGCGGGCAGGTGGTACGACAGACGGGTGGGAATCGTGTCGCCGGGCTTCCAGGGCCGGCCCCGCTCGGCCGAGCCGGCCCTGCCACCGGGGCAGTACCTCACCGAGGACTTTCCGGTGCTCTCCGCCGGCCCGACGCCGAAGGTGCCGCTGGACACCTGGGAGTTCGTCGTCACCACCGAGACCGGCGCCGAGTACCGCTGGTCCTGGGACGAGCTGATGGGCCTGCCCCAGGAGACGCCCACCGTCGACATCCACTGCGTGACCCGCTGGTCCAAGCTCGGCACCACCTGGCAGGGCGTCTCGCTGGACACCCTGCTCGAGGGCATCGACACCACCGCCCGGTACGCGCTGTCCCACTCGTACGGCGGCTACACCACGAACCTGCCGCTGGACGACCTGCGCGGCGGGCGGGCCTGGGTCGTGCACACGTACGACGGGGGTCCGCTCCCCGCCGAGCACGGCGGTCCGGCCCGGATGCTCGTCCCGCACCTCTACTTCTGGAAGTCGGCGAAGTGGGTGCGCGGCGTCCGGCTGCTCGTCGACGACCAGCCCGGCTTCTGGGAGACCGCCGGCTACCACGACTACGGCGACCCGTGGCGCGAGCAGCGCTACCAGGGCGACTGAGGTGTCCGCGCCGAGCGCCGGCGGCCGGGTCGCCGCGCCGCTGACCTGGCGGGTGGCCCGGCTCGCCGAGCGCCGGATCGAGACACCGACCGCGCAGACCCTGGTCCTCGACGTGCCCGGCTGGCCGGGGCACCTG comes from Micromonospora viridifaciens and encodes:
- a CDS encoding pirin family protein, translating into MDRTESLPAQTVPPGVGPTDPGSVLLPGHDVPLGRYTTVRRLLPQRQRRMVGAWCFVDHFGPDDVAERPGMEVPPHPHTGLQTVTWLLDGEILHRDSLGNVQPIRPGQLNVMTSGHGIAHSERSPAAHPPVMHGVQLWVALPDPARAGAADFAHHAELPRWRDGHLDVVLLVGELGGERSQAVVHTPLVGAQLEVRGPAPATVPLRRDFEYGLLAMSGSAEVDGVPFAPGALLYLGAGREDLTLRAAPGSRLLLLGGVPFEEPLVMWWNFVGRSHEEVAAAREDWMAGRRFGTVADDPAPPLPAPALPTTRLKARNRHGGVLG
- a CDS encoding DUF1345 domain-containing protein; this encodes MRPGRQPDEHTPAGLQLAMMGLVGLVCGGLVGVFMSPALGPLVGWDTAALAWLVLVWRRLWRLDAAATARLALHEDPNRAVRDVLLLVSCLVSLLAVGVLLTAARPLRPGVPLEIRGGLGVLSVVLSWFVVHTVFTTRYARLYYGGQPGGVDFHQSEPPCYADFAYLAFTVGATFQVSDTDLSSPELRRTVLRHMLLSYLFGAVIVASTVNLLAGLAK
- a CDS encoding DUF2795 domain-containing protein, yielding MASYTDVLEYLSALDYPAGKDDVIREAEREGAPPEVLQALRALPPVDYANGAEVARSAGIDAAPEVGRSQRAAQARERHTRVSQHLRGI
- a CDS encoding DUF2267 domain-containing protein, with the protein product MNYVTFVDKVAQRARTSQERAVELTRATLETLAERLTGGEVLDLAAQLPKPLQRMLKPHPDIEAADRFGAAEFVARVGQRAGVDGNAARGAVRAVFTTLREAVSSGEFEDVVVQMPRDYRDMVEPALAPGAVRR
- a CDS encoding CaiB/BaiF CoA transferase family protein, which gives rise to MSNQGPLTGVRVIELAGIGPGPFAAMMLADLGADVVRVDRAARGGFGDIPGDLLNRNRRSIVVDLRSPGGREVVLALVAGADALVEGFRPGVTERLGVGPDDCFAVNPALVYGRMTGWGQDGPLAHTAGHDIDYLALTGALHGVGRAGERPVPPMNLLGDFGGGGMMLALGVVAALYAVRAGAPGQVVDAAIVDGVSVLATQIHALRRAGMWQDPRGVNLLDGGAPFYDTYECADGRYLAVGALEPRFYDELVRLTGFPLDGDEAPDRADPADWLALRGAWARLFRTRTRDEWTELLATTDACVAPVLDWAEAPRHPHLAARGVFVDHDGVTQPAPAPRFSATPTSVRRRPPRPGEHTDELLTEAGFDAERIAALRAAGAVA
- a CDS encoding TerC/Alx family metal homeostasis membrane protein, producing MTELSYLSAAELSTVGTPTLWTATIAGVLALLVLDFLVTRRPHEVSLKEAFGWSAFYVALPLAFGVWVWSRYGSELGVQYLTGYLVEKSLSVDNLFVFMLLLAAFAVPAVLAQRVLLYGIAGALVLRAVFIALGAAALRTLDFAFLLFAVILIATAVKLLRDALSGHEQEVDINRMRSVKLLRRVMPVVDEYQGPRMTVRQNGRRALTPFALVVVAVLATDVVFAVDSVPAVYGITEDPYLVFATNAFALLGLRALYFVLHAALSRLVHLSYGLAVILAFIGVKLGLHWAHGVWPGVPQIPTLASLGVIIGVLAVVALTSLRATRR
- a CDS encoding sulfite oxidase-like oxidoreductase, with amino-acid sequence MSPGFQGRPRSAEPALPPGQYLTEDFPVLSAGPTPKVPLDTWEFVVTTETGAEYRWSWDELMGLPQETPTVDIHCVTRWSKLGTTWQGVSLDTLLEGIDTTARYALSHSYGGYTTNLPLDDLRGGRAWVVHTYDGGPLPAEHGGPARMLVPHLYFWKSAKWVRGVRLLVDDQPGFWETAGYHDYGDPWREQRYQGD